Proteins from a genomic interval of Quercus robur chromosome 9, dhQueRobu3.1, whole genome shotgun sequence:
- the LOC126700348 gene encoding uncharacterized protein At3g06530 isoform X2 translates to MAMTSLAAQLQVIKSFVPGDSQPLKRPFTRPSILYDPKEAADIDVDTILSIALQGLEVLVDTDERFRNYKNDLFSHKSRELDRDLLGIEENNRINASIGSYLRLLSGYFQLPSALKTLEYLIRRYNIHIYNFEELILCTLPYHDTHAFVRIVQLIDTRNSKWKFLDGVKTTGAPPPRKVIVQQCIRDKGVLEAICDYATPSKKNQPSRFVISFCTAVVVEALGSITTVEDDVVKRILPFVVSGLQPGTKGGSDHKAGALMIVGLLANKVALSPKLVKSLIRSISELAREDAKESTDLQWFRLSLLALINLVQMQTFDMFPKKALDILKDIRDLAVILLGLSKEFNIDRFLHMLLEALVDCSSSDELCRLALVSIIETVPVKDLVFHVVSKVLLSCMKLSQKMGDPGSSESGSWAKRILVVVNKHYPSELRAAIRKFLEDTKAQSKKGESTYEILGKVLDTNLDMSLGISDSKFWLALHHPKAVVRCATLSRLNSSGILKVKAVDSQSLVTIEDAILRQLHDDDLTVVRAALSLDGLSDMISSSDLLKELQYVLKRCIGILMSSSSDKNSLATDVAILCLENANSKYCHDDDYLKTFAAMLFPLLLILPKTQRLNLKALQLAKEVKWPLYQNLAVAPSAEMTLQSGTLSSINMKTVTSLAEAFLMHPEEHMAWLNKINDDFQLLKTHLLFMLMQSFIMMKNERGQFSILFEAVFPFLKREWEAFESAGDVSVEEFKSEIQNWDGKRFLEQLSDTKLRALNTNILIFIFWKLLEALSEIPGDVLVDDNDKWVSILEDLFIFFSTSQYKHIFKEHLHYLVKSCKVIAPACFLSRFFTEEGGPVAVKLESLRCFSFLCSHLQDNLSIQFFPSVLVPLASDNQDIKIAAMNCIEGLQAQWARVDFSSKKNGSSAIWSHFLDELLGIMVQQKRLILSDKQFLPSLLESLISSSCSSLLVPQSIQQRFDQSTKEKILAFLLRSALSMSNYGKLMILSLLKGIGSTIMVYKDVYSVLSLLLERRSRCYFDLDKSCQKLSKSEIEMLCLLLEICAVPSLSGGYALEDHLFQALRLDSMGSEDPAIIQPCITVLKKLNGDLYTELKKDMQDLLFYRLVFLFRNANGDVQNATREALLCLNISCSTVGKMLDFVFKQESLAISSVNGKKKKSNVHSWSNLSPDVICKGEDALSFLSSLLDFLLLKKDIADRDSLIGPLFKLLGKVFSDEWIGGTLTRDDKLVQVSPSISESMSSTICYIQQTLLIILEDICASLINAVPIKDDILNEINIKLLVECAHSAKDGVTLNLIFSLISSIAKVAPEKVLEHILDILTVIGESAVSQIDSHSRHVFEDLISAVVPFWLSKMHNVEKLLEVFMHVLPEVAEHRRLSIVFYLLRTLGECSSLPSLLVLLFRSLVSRKGLPCVKTLQNPDSFTSLMHREWEYVFAVQICEQYSCQIWLPALVMLLQQIGKGNLCQELFMELLFAMQFTLHKMQDPEFAFKLESGECSDDIQRKLEDLMEQVAPLLQLVDESRKQISIPVAIRKELKECMRVVLRTITMHMIPSAYFRGIIKLLGHADGNVKKKVLGLLCETVRDHDTVKLKHKGRRRINPNSSSTWLHMDESSVETFEKMSSEIILIVDESTDDSNASLKLAAVSALEVLANRFPSNYSIYSMSLASVTKGITSHNLAVSSSCLRTAGALINVLGTRSLAELPQIMENLIKISGEVSSCSGLKTKCDDDNTPVAVSTSKDSLILSILITLEAVVDKLGSFLNPYLGDIMKILVLHPEYLSEADLKLKLKADAVRKLLTEKIPVRLALPPLLKIYSNAVQSGDSSLAIAFEMLANFIGSMDKSSVSGYHANIFDLCLLALDLRRQHPPSVQNIDVVENNVINAIIVLTMRLTETMFKPLFVRSIEWADSDVDETESMGSSNIDRAISFYSLMNKLAESHRSLFVPYFKYLLDGCIRHLTNAGDAKTSGLTRKKKKAKIMEAGNMNEENSVLSLRNWHLRALVLSSLHKCFLYDTGSKKFLDSSNFQVLLKPIVSQLAIEPPSSLEENQNVPSTKEVDDLLVVCIGQMAVTAGTDLLWKPLNHEVLLQTRSDMVRTRILGLRIVKYLLENLKEEYLVLLAETIPFLGELLEDVELSVKSLAQEILKDMEFLSGESLQEYL, encoded by the exons ATGGCGATGACCTCTCTAGCCGCGCAGTTACAAGTCATAAAATCGTTCGTACCAGGAGACTCTCAGCCTCTCAAGCGCCCTTTCACTCGCCCTTCCATTCTCTACGATCCCAAAGAAGCCGCCGACATCGATGTCGATACCATTCTCTCCATTGCTCTCCAAG GTTTGGAGGTTTTGGTAGATACAGATGAGCGTTTCAGAAACTACAAGAACGATTTGTTTAGCCATAAAAGCAGAGAATTGGATAGAGACTTGTTAGGTATAGAGGAAAACAATCGAATTAACGCCTCAATCGGTTCGTACTTGCGGTTATTGTCTGGTTATTTTCAACTTCCTTCGGCCCTCAAGACGCTTGAGTACTTGATTCGCCGATACAA CATTCATATATACAATTTTGAGGAATTGATTTTATGTACTTTGCCATACCATGACACACATGCGTTTGTTCGAATAGTACAGTTAATCGACACGAG AAATAGTAAATGGAAGTTTCTTGATGGTGTGAAGACCACTGGTGCACCGCCACCTAGAAAGGTCATAGTGCAGCAATGTATTCGGGATAAGGGGGTTCTGGAAGCTATATGTGACTAT GCAACTCCGTCAAAGAAGAATCAGCCTTCAAGGTTCGTTATCAGCTTTTGCACGGCAGTTGTTGTAGAGGCTTTGGGTTCCATTACAACTGTTGAAGATGATGTTGTAAAGAGAATCCTTCCGTTTGTAGTTTCTGGACTTCAGCCTGGCACAAAAGGAGGGTCAGATCACAAG GCGGGTGCTTTGATGATTGTTGGTTTACTTGCAAATAAAGTTGCATTGTCCCCTAAACTTGTGAAGAGTTTGATTCGGTCAATTTCTGAGCTTGCTCGAGAGGATGCAAAAGAATCAACTGATTTGCAATGGTTTCGGTTGTCACTTTTGGCTTTAATTAACCTTGTTCAG ATGCAAACTTTTGATATGTTTCCAAAGAAGGCTTTGGATATTTTGAAGGATATAAG GGATTTGGCTGTGATTCTTTTGGGATTGTCGAAGGAGTTCAATATTGATAGATTCCTTCATATGCTTTTGGAGGCCCTGGTTGACTGCAG TTCTTCTGATGAATTGTGCCGTCTTGCTTTGGTATCAATAATAGAGACAGTTCCTGTAAAAGATTTAGTTTTCCATGTAGTCAGTAAGGTGCTATTGTCCTGCATGAAATTGTCACAAAAAATGGGCGATCCAGGATCATCTGAATCTG GAAGCTGGGCAAAGAGAATTTTGGTGGTTGTGAACAAGCATTATCCATCTGAACTACGTGCAGCAATTCGCAAGTTCCTTGAG GATACTAAAGCGCAATCTAAGAAAGGGGAGTCAACATATGAGATATTGGGGAAGGTGTTGGATACAAATTTGGATATGTCACTGGGTATATCGGATTCAAAATTTTGGTTGGCATTGCATCATCCAAAG GCTGTGGTCCGATGTGCTACATTGTCCCGTTTAAACTCCTCTGGCATTCTGAAAGTTAAGGCTGTTGATTCACAG AGTCTTGTAACTATTGAAGATGCCATATTACGACAGCTTCACGATGATGATCTAACTGTGGTTCGGGCAGCTCTATCTCTAGATGGATTGTCTGATATGATAAGTTCTTCTGATCTTCTAAAAGAATTGCAATATGTGCTTAAAAGATGCATTGGCATTCTAATGTCAA GTTCATCAGATAAAAATAGTCTAGCTACTGATGTAGCTATCTTATGCCTGGAGAATGCCAACTCAAAGTATTGTCATGATGATGATTATCTGAAGACATTTGCTGCCATGCTGTTTCCTTTACTCTTAATTCTACCAAag ACACAGAGGCTAAATTTGAAGGCTTTGCAGTTAGCCAAGGAAGTAAAGTGGCCGCTTTACCAGAATCTTGCTGTTGCCCCCAGTGCAGAAATG ACATTGCAATCTGGAACCCTTTCTTCAATTAATATGAAGACGGTTACTAGTTTGGCTGAGGCTTTTTTGATGCACCCTGAAGAACATATGGCTTGGCTTAACAAGATTAACGATGATTTTCAGTTGTTAAAGACACACTTACTCTTTATGCTGATGCAGTCATTTATTATGATGAAAAATG AAAGAGGCCAGTTTTCAATACTCTTTGAAGCTGTCTTTCCATTTCTGAAGAGAGAGTGGGAAGCATTTGAATCTGCGGGTGATGTTTCTGTGGAAGAG TTCAAATCTGAAATTCAAAATTGGGATGGCAAAAGATTCCTAGAACAGCTATCTGATACTAAACTTAGAGCATTAAATACAAATATCttgattttcatattttggAAGTTACTGGAGGCATTATCAGAAATACCTGGAGATGTTTTAGTG GATGATAATGACAAATGGGTTAGTAttcttgaagatttgttcattttcttctctACCTCTCAATATAAGCATATTTTCAAGGAACACCTTCATTACCTTGTCAAAAGCTGCAAGGTTATTGCTCCTGCCTGTTTTCTGTCCAGATTTTTTACGGAAGAAG GTGGTCCCGTTGCTGTCAAACTTGAGAGTCTCCgctgtttttcatttctttgttcTCATCTACAAGATAACTtgtcaattcaattttttccttCGGTTCTTGTTCCATTGGCTAGTGATAATCAG GATATAAAGATTGCTGCGATGAACTGCATTGAAGGATTACAAGCACAGTGGGCTCGTGTTGACTTTTCTAGCAAGAAAAATG GGAGCAGTGCAATTTGGAGCCATTTTCTTGATGAGCTTTTGGGCATAATGGTTCAACAAAAAAGGCTTATATTATCAGACAAACAATTTCTCCCGTCATTGTTGGAATCTTTGATCAGCTCATCTTGCAGTAGTCTTCTAGTGCCACAAAGTATTCAGCAGAG GTTTGATCaatctacaaaagaaaagattcTTGCCTTTCTTTTGCGTTCTGCTCTAAGCATGTCTAATTATGGAAAG CTAATGATTCTATCGTTACTCAAAGGAATCGGCAGTACCATTATGGTTTATAAGGATGTTTATTCAGTTTTAAGTTTACTTTTGGAAAGACGCAGTCGATGTTACTTTGACTTGGATAAGTCATGCCAGAAATTGTCAAAATCTGAAATTGAAATGCTATGCCTTCTGCTGGAG ATCTGTGCTGTGCCCTCTCTATCTGGTGGATATGCTCTCGAAGACCATTTATTTCAGGCTTTGCGA TTGGACAGTATGGGCTCAGAAGACCCTGCTATTATACAGCCCTGTATCACTGTTTTAAAGAAGCTCAATGGTGATCTATACACTGAGTTGAAGAAAGATATGCAG GATCTTCTGTTTTATCGGCTTGTATTTTTATTTCGGAATGCTAATGGTGATGTACAAAATGCAACCAGAGAGGCCCTACTGTGCCTAAAT ATTTCTTGTTCTACTGTTGGGAAGATGcttgattttgttttcaagCAGGAAAGTCTTGCAATTAGTTCAGTGAAtggcaagaaaaagaaatcaaatgtGCATAGTTGGTCCAATCTGTCTCCAGATGTGATATGTAAAGGAGAAGATGCACTCTCTTTTCTTAGCTCTCTTCTTGATTTTTTGCTACTGAAGAAAGACATAGCAGATAG GGATTCTCTTATAGGACCCTTATTCAAGCTTCTTGGAAAAGTTTTTTCAGATGAGTGGATAGGTGGTACTCTTACTCGGGATGATAAGTTAGTCCAAGTATCGCCCAGCATTTCTGAGTCCATGTCCAGTACAATATGCTACATTCAACAGACACTGTTAATAATCTTGGAAGATATTTGTGCTTCGCTCATCAATGCTGTTCCAATTAAG GATGACATCTTAAATGAAATCAACATTAAATTGTTGGTTGAGTGTGCCCATTCTGCGAAGGATGGAGTTACCCTCAAccttatattttcattaatttcctCTATTGCAAAGGTTGCCCCTGAAAAAGTTTTGGAGCATATACTGGATATTCTTACTGTCATTGGAGAATCTGCTGTCTCACAG ATTGACAGTCATTCGCGGCATGTATTTGAGGATCTTATATCTGCTGTTGTTCCATTTTGGCTATCTAAGATGCACAACGTGGAAAAATTACTTGAG GTTTTTATGCATGTGTTGCCTGAAGTTGCTGAGCACCGGAGGCTGTCAATTGTTTTCTACTTATTAAG GACTCTGGGAGAATGTAGTAGCCTGCCTTCGTTGCTTGTCCTGCTATTCCGTTCATTGGTTTCAAGGAAAGGATTACCTTGTGTTAAAACTTTGCAAAATCCAGATAGTTTCACGTCATTGATGCATAGAGAGTGGGAGTACGTCTTTGCAGTGCAAATTTGTGAGCAATATTCATGCCAGATATGGCTCCCTGCTCTTGTTATGCTGCTTCAACAAATAGGGAAAGGTAATCTGTGCCAAGAACTGTTTATGGAATTGTTGTTTGCCATGCAGTTCACTCTGCACAAAATGCAAGATCCAGAATTTGCATTCAAGCTTGAGTCAGGGGAATGTTCTGATGACATTCAG AGGAAACTTGAAGATCTCATGGAACAGGTTGCTCCTCTCTTGCAACTTGTGGATGAAAGTAGGAAGCAAATAAGTATTCCTGTTGCTATCAGGAAAGAATTAAAGGAGTGTATGCGCGTTGTCTTGAGGACTATTACCATGCATATGATCCCTTCAGCATACTTCAGAGGCATCATCAAATTGCTTGGCCATGCAGATGGAAATGTTAAAAAGAAG GTTCTTGGACTTCTATGTGAAACAGTTAGGGACCATGACACAGTTAAATTAAAGCATAAGGGCAGAAGACGTATCAACCCAAATTCAAGTAGTACTTGGCTTCATATGGATGAGAGTTCAGTTGAAACATTTGAGAAGATGTCTTCAGAAATTATTCTGATAGTTGATGAGTCTACTGACGATTCAAATGCTTCCTTGAAACTGGCAGCAGTTTCTGCACTAGAAGTTTTGGCCAACAGGTTTCCTTCTAATTATTCCATCTATAGCATGTCCCTTGCTTCTGTCACAAAAGGTATTACTTCGCACAACTTGGCCGTATCTTCTAGCTGCCTTCGCACAGCTGGTGCTTTGATCAATGTGCTTGGGACAAGGTCACTAGCTGAGCTTCCTCAGATAATGGAGAATTTGATAAAGATTTCTGGCGAAGTGTCTTCATGCTCAGGTCTGAAAACAAAATGTGATGATGACAACACCCCTGTTGCAGTATCAACTTCCAAAGATTCTCTTATTTTGTCTATTCTTATCACATTGGAGGCAGTTGTAGACAAGCTTGGTAGTTTTTTGAACCCATATCTTGgagatatcatgaaaattttGGTGCTTCATCCTGAATATTTATCAGAGGCAGACCTAAAGTTGAAACTGAAAGCTGATGCAGTCCGAAAACTGCTCACTGAGAAAATCCCA GTACGGCTTGCACTTCCGCCTTTGCTAAAAATATACTCCAATGCTGTTCAATCTGGAGATTCAAGCTTGGCAATTGCTTTTGAAATGCTTGCTAACTTTATTGGTTCAATGGATAAATCATCTGTTAGCGGTTACCATGCAAATATTTTTGACCTTTGCTTGCTCGCTCTTGATCTACGCCGTCAACACCCACCTTCAGTTCAAAATATTGATGTTGTTGAAAACAATGTCATCAATGCAATTATTGTTCTGACCATGCGACTTACTGAGACCATGTTCAAGCCTCTTTTTGTTAGGAGTATTGAGTGGGCAGACTCAGATGTGGATGAAACTGAAAGTATGGGAAGTTCAAATATTGATAGGGCTATAAGTTTTTATAGCCTGATGAACAAACTTGCAGAGAGCCATCG GTCTTTATTTGTTCCTTACTTTAAATATTTGCTGGACGGTTGCATACGGCATCTTACTAATGCTGGAGATGCAAAAACTTCTGGTTTGACGCGTAAGAAAAAGAAGGCCAAGATTATGGAAGCAGGCAATATGAACGAGGAAAACAGTGTGTTATCACTAAGAAATTGGCATCTTAGGGCATTGGTCTTGTCATCATTACATAAGTGCTTTCTCTATGATACTGGGAGCAAGAAGTTTCTTGACTCTTCAAATTTTCAG GTTCTATTGAAGCCCATTGTTTCACAGCTTGCCATAGAACCACCCTCTTCTCTTGAAGAGAATCAAAATGTACCATCCACAAAGGAAGTTGATGACTTATTGGTTGTGTGCATAGGTCAGATGGCTGTGACTGCAGGAACTGACCTTTTGTGGAAACCCTTGAACCATGAG GTTTTGTTGCAAACTCGTTCTGACATGGTGCGGACTCGAATTTTGGGCCTCAGAATTGTTAAATATCTTCTGGAGAATCTGAAAGAAGAATATCTAGTGTTATTGGCTGAAACCATCCCCTTCCTTGGCGAATTACTTGAGGATGTAGAGCTATCTGTTAAATCTCTAGCACAGGAGATTCTCAAGGACATGGAGTTCTTGAGTGGTGAAAGCCTCCAGGAGTATCTTTGA